One Callospermophilus lateralis isolate mCalLat2 chromosome 6, mCalLat2.hap1, whole genome shotgun sequence genomic region harbors:
- the C6H6orf89 gene encoding bombesin receptor-activated protein C6orf89 homolog isoform X5, which produces MDLAANELSIYDKLSETVDLVRQTGHQCGMSEKAIEKFIRQLLEKNEPQRGPPQYPLLIAVYKVLVTLGLILLTAYFVIQPFSPLAPEPVHSGAHTWRSLIRHIRLMSLPITKKYMPENKGVSLRGGDEDRPFPDFDPWWTNDCEQNESELVPPNCTGCAQKLPLKVILLEDTPKEFEGIHPLVIKSGQPLLSEEIQHFLCQYPEMTEGFTEGFFTKWWRCFPERWFPFPYPWRRPLNRSQILRELFPVFIHLPFPKDASLKKCFLLHPEPVVGSKVHKVHDLFTIGSGEAMLQLIPPFQCRRHCQSVAMPIEPGDIGYAGATHWKVNIIARGVQPLVVCDGTTLSEL; this is translated from the exons ATGGATCTTGCTGCTAATGAGCTCAGCATTTATGACAAACTTTCAGAGACTGTTGATTTGGTGAGACAGACAGGCCATCAATGTGGCATGTCAGAGAAGGCTATTGAAAAATTTATCAGACAGCTGCTGGAAAAGAATGAACCTCAGAGGGGGCCACCCCAGTATCCTCTCCTTATAGCTGTATATaag GTCCTTGTAACTCTGGGATTAATCTTGCTCACTGCCTACTTTGTGATTCAACCTTTCAGCCCATTAGCACCAGAACCAGTGCATTCTGGCGCTCATACCTGGCGCTCACTCATCCGTCACATTCGGCTGATGTCCTTGCCCATTACCAAGAAATATATGCCAGAAAATAAGGGAGTTTCTCTGCGTGGGGGTGACGAAGACAGACCCTTTCCAG ATTTTGACCCCTGGTGGACAAATGACTGTGAGCAGAATGAGTCAGAGCTCGTCCCTCCCAACTGCACTGGCTGTGCTCAGAAATTACCCCTCAAGGTAATACTCCTGGAAGATACCCCCAAGGAGTTCGAGGGAATCCATCCTCTGGTGATCAAG TCTGGACAGCCCCTGTTGTCTGAGGAGATTCaacattttttatgccagtatcctgaGATGACAGAAGGCTTCACTGAAGGATTTTTCACCAAGTGGTGGCGTTGCTTTCCTGAGCGGTGGTTCCCCTTTCCTTATCCATG GAGAAGACCTCTGAATAGGTCACAAATTTTACGGGAGCTTTTTCCTGTTTTTATCCACCTGCCATTTCCAAAAGATGCCTCCTTAAAAAAGTGCTTCCTTCTTCACCCGGAACCTGTTGTGGGGAGCAAG GTGCATAAGGTGCATGACCTATTTACCATTGgcagtggtgaggccatgttgcaGCTCATCCCTCCCTTCCAGTGCCGAAGACACTGTCAGTCTGTGGCCATGCCAATAGAGCCAGGGGATATTG GCTATGCTGGTGCCACCCACTGGAAGGTCAACATTATAGCCAGAGGGGTGCAGCCTTTGGTCGTCTGTGATGGAACCACTCTTTCAGAACTATAG
- the C6H6orf89 gene encoding bombesin receptor-activated protein C6orf89 homolog isoform X3, which translates to MSPRREEPEGARARMDFVLEDMDLAANELSIYDKLSETVDLVRQTGHQCGMSEKAIEKFIRQLLEKNEPQRGPPQYPLLIAVYKVLVTLGLILLTAYFVIQPFSPLAPEPVHSGAHTWRSLIRHIRLMSLPITKKYMPENKGVSLRGGDEDRPFPDFDPWWTNDCEQNESELVPPNCTGCAQKLPLKVILLEDTPKEFEGIHPLVIKSGQPLLSEEIQHFLCQYPEMTEGFTEGFFTKWWRCFPERWFPFPYPWRRPLNRSQILRELFPVFIHLPFPKDASLKKCFLLHPEPVVGSKVHKVHDLFTIGSGEAMLQLIPPFQCRRHCQSVAMPIEPGDIGYAGATHWKVNIIARGVQPLVVCDGTTLSEL; encoded by the exons GGATTTTGTATTGGAAGACATGGATCTTGCTGCTAATGAGCTCAGCATTTATGACAAACTTTCAGAGACTGTTGATTTGGTGAGACAGACAGGCCATCAATGTGGCATGTCAGAGAAGGCTATTGAAAAATTTATCAGACAGCTGCTGGAAAAGAATGAACCTCAGAGGGGGCCACCCCAGTATCCTCTCCTTATAGCTGTATATaag GTCCTTGTAACTCTGGGATTAATCTTGCTCACTGCCTACTTTGTGATTCAACCTTTCAGCCCATTAGCACCAGAACCAGTGCATTCTGGCGCTCATACCTGGCGCTCACTCATCCGTCACATTCGGCTGATGTCCTTGCCCATTACCAAGAAATATATGCCAGAAAATAAGGGAGTTTCTCTGCGTGGGGGTGACGAAGACAGACCCTTTCCAG ATTTTGACCCCTGGTGGACAAATGACTGTGAGCAGAATGAGTCAGAGCTCGTCCCTCCCAACTGCACTGGCTGTGCTCAGAAATTACCCCTCAAGGTAATACTCCTGGAAGATACCCCCAAGGAGTTCGAGGGAATCCATCCTCTGGTGATCAAG TCTGGACAGCCCCTGTTGTCTGAGGAGATTCaacattttttatgccagtatcctgaGATGACAGAAGGCTTCACTGAAGGATTTTTCACCAAGTGGTGGCGTTGCTTTCCTGAGCGGTGGTTCCCCTTTCCTTATCCATG GAGAAGACCTCTGAATAGGTCACAAATTTTACGGGAGCTTTTTCCTGTTTTTATCCACCTGCCATTTCCAAAAGATGCCTCCTTAAAAAAGTGCTTCCTTCTTCACCCGGAACCTGTTGTGGGGAGCAAG GTGCATAAGGTGCATGACCTATTTACCATTGgcagtggtgaggccatgttgcaGCTCATCCCTCCCTTCCAGTGCCGAAGACACTGTCAGTCTGTGGCCATGCCAATAGAGCCAGGGGATATTG GCTATGCTGGTGCCACCCACTGGAAGGTCAACATTATAGCCAGAGGGGTGCAGCCTTTGGTCGTCTGTGATGGAACCACTCTTTCAGAACTATAG
- the C6H6orf89 gene encoding bombesin receptor-activated protein C6orf89 homolog isoform X1, protein MSPRREEPEGARARIAGNQTQSLSHVRDFVLEDMDLAANELSIYDKLSETVDLVRQTGHQCGMSEKAIEKFIRQLLEKNEPQRGPPQYPLLIAVYKVLVTLGLILLTAYFVIQPFSPLAPEPVHSGAHTWRSLIRHIRLMSLPITKKYMPENKGVSLRGGDEDRPFPDFDPWWTNDCEQNESELVPPNCTGCAQKLPLKVILLEDTPKEFEGIHPLVIKSGQPLLSEEIQHFLCQYPEMTEGFTEGFFTKWWRCFPERWFPFPYPWRRPLNRSQILRELFPVFIHLPFPKDASLKKCFLLHPEPVVGSKVHKVHDLFTIGSGEAMLQLIPPFQCRRHCQSVAMPIEPGDIGYAGATHWKVNIIARGVQPLVVCDGTTLSEL, encoded by the exons tgctgggaatcaaacccagagcctttcacatgttag GGATTTTGTATTGGAAGACATGGATCTTGCTGCTAATGAGCTCAGCATTTATGACAAACTTTCAGAGACTGTTGATTTGGTGAGACAGACAGGCCATCAATGTGGCATGTCAGAGAAGGCTATTGAAAAATTTATCAGACAGCTGCTGGAAAAGAATGAACCTCAGAGGGGGCCACCCCAGTATCCTCTCCTTATAGCTGTATATaag GTCCTTGTAACTCTGGGATTAATCTTGCTCACTGCCTACTTTGTGATTCAACCTTTCAGCCCATTAGCACCAGAACCAGTGCATTCTGGCGCTCATACCTGGCGCTCACTCATCCGTCACATTCGGCTGATGTCCTTGCCCATTACCAAGAAATATATGCCAGAAAATAAGGGAGTTTCTCTGCGTGGGGGTGACGAAGACAGACCCTTTCCAG ATTTTGACCCCTGGTGGACAAATGACTGTGAGCAGAATGAGTCAGAGCTCGTCCCTCCCAACTGCACTGGCTGTGCTCAGAAATTACCCCTCAAGGTAATACTCCTGGAAGATACCCCCAAGGAGTTCGAGGGAATCCATCCTCTGGTGATCAAG TCTGGACAGCCCCTGTTGTCTGAGGAGATTCaacattttttatgccagtatcctgaGATGACAGAAGGCTTCACTGAAGGATTTTTCACCAAGTGGTGGCGTTGCTTTCCTGAGCGGTGGTTCCCCTTTCCTTATCCATG GAGAAGACCTCTGAATAGGTCACAAATTTTACGGGAGCTTTTTCCTGTTTTTATCCACCTGCCATTTCCAAAAGATGCCTCCTTAAAAAAGTGCTTCCTTCTTCACCCGGAACCTGTTGTGGGGAGCAAG GTGCATAAGGTGCATGACCTATTTACCATTGgcagtggtgaggccatgttgcaGCTCATCCCTCCCTTCCAGTGCCGAAGACACTGTCAGTCTGTGGCCATGCCAATAGAGCCAGGGGATATTG GCTATGCTGGTGCCACCCACTGGAAGGTCAACATTATAGCCAGAGGGGTGCAGCCTTTGGTCGTCTGTGATGGAACCACTCTTTCAGAACTATAG
- the C6H6orf89 gene encoding bombesin receptor-activated protein C6orf89 homolog isoform X4, translated as MPQGAYLWDFVLEDMDLAANELSIYDKLSETVDLVRQTGHQCGMSEKAIEKFIRQLLEKNEPQRGPPQYPLLIAVYKVLVTLGLILLTAYFVIQPFSPLAPEPVHSGAHTWRSLIRHIRLMSLPITKKYMPENKGVSLRGGDEDRPFPDFDPWWTNDCEQNESELVPPNCTGCAQKLPLKVILLEDTPKEFEGIHPLVIKSGQPLLSEEIQHFLCQYPEMTEGFTEGFFTKWWRCFPERWFPFPYPWRRPLNRSQILRELFPVFIHLPFPKDASLKKCFLLHPEPVVGSKVHKVHDLFTIGSGEAMLQLIPPFQCRRHCQSVAMPIEPGDIGYAGATHWKVNIIARGVQPLVVCDGTTLSEL; from the exons ATGCCCCAAGGAGCTTATCTGTG GGATTTTGTATTGGAAGACATGGATCTTGCTGCTAATGAGCTCAGCATTTATGACAAACTTTCAGAGACTGTTGATTTGGTGAGACAGACAGGCCATCAATGTGGCATGTCAGAGAAGGCTATTGAAAAATTTATCAGACAGCTGCTGGAAAAGAATGAACCTCAGAGGGGGCCACCCCAGTATCCTCTCCTTATAGCTGTATATaag GTCCTTGTAACTCTGGGATTAATCTTGCTCACTGCCTACTTTGTGATTCAACCTTTCAGCCCATTAGCACCAGAACCAGTGCATTCTGGCGCTCATACCTGGCGCTCACTCATCCGTCACATTCGGCTGATGTCCTTGCCCATTACCAAGAAATATATGCCAGAAAATAAGGGAGTTTCTCTGCGTGGGGGTGACGAAGACAGACCCTTTCCAG ATTTTGACCCCTGGTGGACAAATGACTGTGAGCAGAATGAGTCAGAGCTCGTCCCTCCCAACTGCACTGGCTGTGCTCAGAAATTACCCCTCAAGGTAATACTCCTGGAAGATACCCCCAAGGAGTTCGAGGGAATCCATCCTCTGGTGATCAAG TCTGGACAGCCCCTGTTGTCTGAGGAGATTCaacattttttatgccagtatcctgaGATGACAGAAGGCTTCACTGAAGGATTTTTCACCAAGTGGTGGCGTTGCTTTCCTGAGCGGTGGTTCCCCTTTCCTTATCCATG GAGAAGACCTCTGAATAGGTCACAAATTTTACGGGAGCTTTTTCCTGTTTTTATCCACCTGCCATTTCCAAAAGATGCCTCCTTAAAAAAGTGCTTCCTTCTTCACCCGGAACCTGTTGTGGGGAGCAAG GTGCATAAGGTGCATGACCTATTTACCATTGgcagtggtgaggccatgttgcaGCTCATCCCTCCCTTCCAGTGCCGAAGACACTGTCAGTCTGTGGCCATGCCAATAGAGCCAGGGGATATTG GCTATGCTGGTGCCACCCACTGGAAGGTCAACATTATAGCCAGAGGGGTGCAGCCTTTGGTCGTCTGTGATGGAACCACTCTTTCAGAACTATAG
- the C6H6orf89 gene encoding bombesin receptor-activated protein C6orf89 homolog isoform X2 codes for MPQGAYLCAGNQTQSLSHVRDFVLEDMDLAANELSIYDKLSETVDLVRQTGHQCGMSEKAIEKFIRQLLEKNEPQRGPPQYPLLIAVYKVLVTLGLILLTAYFVIQPFSPLAPEPVHSGAHTWRSLIRHIRLMSLPITKKYMPENKGVSLRGGDEDRPFPDFDPWWTNDCEQNESELVPPNCTGCAQKLPLKVILLEDTPKEFEGIHPLVIKSGQPLLSEEIQHFLCQYPEMTEGFTEGFFTKWWRCFPERWFPFPYPWRRPLNRSQILRELFPVFIHLPFPKDASLKKCFLLHPEPVVGSKVHKVHDLFTIGSGEAMLQLIPPFQCRRHCQSVAMPIEPGDIGYAGATHWKVNIIARGVQPLVVCDGTTLSEL; via the exons ATGCCCCAAGGAGCTTATCTGTG tgctgggaatcaaacccagagcctttcacatgttag GGATTTTGTATTGGAAGACATGGATCTTGCTGCTAATGAGCTCAGCATTTATGACAAACTTTCAGAGACTGTTGATTTGGTGAGACAGACAGGCCATCAATGTGGCATGTCAGAGAAGGCTATTGAAAAATTTATCAGACAGCTGCTGGAAAAGAATGAACCTCAGAGGGGGCCACCCCAGTATCCTCTCCTTATAGCTGTATATaag GTCCTTGTAACTCTGGGATTAATCTTGCTCACTGCCTACTTTGTGATTCAACCTTTCAGCCCATTAGCACCAGAACCAGTGCATTCTGGCGCTCATACCTGGCGCTCACTCATCCGTCACATTCGGCTGATGTCCTTGCCCATTACCAAGAAATATATGCCAGAAAATAAGGGAGTTTCTCTGCGTGGGGGTGACGAAGACAGACCCTTTCCAG ATTTTGACCCCTGGTGGACAAATGACTGTGAGCAGAATGAGTCAGAGCTCGTCCCTCCCAACTGCACTGGCTGTGCTCAGAAATTACCCCTCAAGGTAATACTCCTGGAAGATACCCCCAAGGAGTTCGAGGGAATCCATCCTCTGGTGATCAAG TCTGGACAGCCCCTGTTGTCTGAGGAGATTCaacattttttatgccagtatcctgaGATGACAGAAGGCTTCACTGAAGGATTTTTCACCAAGTGGTGGCGTTGCTTTCCTGAGCGGTGGTTCCCCTTTCCTTATCCATG GAGAAGACCTCTGAATAGGTCACAAATTTTACGGGAGCTTTTTCCTGTTTTTATCCACCTGCCATTTCCAAAAGATGCCTCCTTAAAAAAGTGCTTCCTTCTTCACCCGGAACCTGTTGTGGGGAGCAAG GTGCATAAGGTGCATGACCTATTTACCATTGgcagtggtgaggccatgttgcaGCTCATCCCTCCCTTCCAGTGCCGAAGACACTGTCAGTCTGTGGCCATGCCAATAGAGCCAGGGGATATTG GCTATGCTGGTGCCACCCACTGGAAGGTCAACATTATAGCCAGAGGGGTGCAGCCTTTGGTCGTCTGTGATGGAACCACTCTTTCAGAACTATAG